The DNA window GTCGCCCGAGCAGGTGCGCCGGCTTGCCGGCAAGGCGGCGGTGCAGGTGACACGGGACGCTACCAGCGACCGCTGGACGGTGCAGGTGGAAGTGCCGGACCCAGCCGTGACCAAGCAGGTTCGCGTGGCCATCAGCCCGGCCGCGGGGGGCGAGGCTGTCAAGCAAGCCACTGCCGAGGTCACCGGTCGGCTGGCCCACGTACCGGTGGATGTGGCTGGTCTTCCGCCGGGCGAGTATGCCGTGCTGGCGCAGGCCCTGGACGCCGGGGGACAGGTCATCTCGGAGGCCCGGGCGACGGCCCGGCGTTTGGCCCAGGAGCGTGTGACGCTGGACAATGGTCTGCTCCGCATTGCCTTCGACGGCGGCAACGGCGGCATTCTGGCGATCGAGGCGCCGAAGCTGGGCTTTGCGGCCCGCGCGGCGGCCGCCCCGGCCCCGCTGCTGACCGTGGACAGCGTCAAGCTCCCCGACCATGCCCGCTTCTACCAGCCCAATGATGTCAGGACGCTGCCGGCCGATGACACGATGCTCAAGGAGCTGACGGTCAAGCGCGTGGCCAAGGGGCAGCAACTCGTCGCGCGCTACGAACTGCCCGACGGCATCAGCGCCGTCGTGACGGGGGACCTGCCGGATGGCGCTGCCACGCTGTCCCTGCGGCTGAAGCTGACCCCGCCGCGCCCCCTGCGCCCGTCAGAGGCCGTGCGCGTGCCCAGCGTCGTCTTCCCCATGGTCAGCGCCCTGTGCATCGGCCCGCAGAGCGAGGATGACCTCCTGGCCACCGGCCTCGTCCAGGGGGAACTGCTGCCCAACCCCGCCGCTGCCAGCACCAGGCGCAACATGGCCTACCCCGGCCGCTGCTGCGTGCCCTGGCAGGACCTGTACGACAGCCAGGGCGGCCTGGCGCTGGTTCCCCTCTCGCCGGCCAGCCAGCAGATCGAGGTGCTGACCGAGACGGGGAACGGGGCCGTCGCGCTCGGGACGCGCTGGTGGACGCTGCTGGAGCCGGGCGAGACGTTCGACTCCCCGGTGGTGGAACTGTCCGCCCACGCGGGGGCATGGCACGCCACCGCCGAGCGCTTCCGCCTGTGGAGCCTGCAGCATACCCCGCCGCGCCAGCAGCCCCCCTGGTTGGCCACCTGTGACGGCTGGACGGGCTTCGGGTCAGCCGGCTACAGGTTCCGCGAGTTGCCCGACGTGCTCAAGACCGCGCAGTACTACGGCTTCAACTACCTGCAGGTATGGGCCCAGATGATCCTGGGCAATGCCTACTACTCGTACTTCTACCCCAACCCCGACCTGGGGACCGAGCAGGACCTGCGCGAGGGCATCCGGCAGGTCCACAAGCTCGGCGGCCACATCGGCTTCTACAGCAATGTCATCACCTTCGATGGCGGCGTGGACGGCAACCCGCTGCTGCAGGAGACCATCGCCAAGTACAAGCTGGCGGACGCTCGCGTCCGCACGAACATGCCGCCGTTGCCGCGCTTCTACGACGAGGGCCTCAAGCATGTCTTCGTCGGCCCCCAGGGCCACTACGGCAAGGGCGGAGCGGCCGGGCACAGCCATTCGGGCTACCCGGACGGCTACTGGGCCATGAACCCCGGCTCCAAGTGGTGGAGCGACTACCTGGCGTTCTGGATCAGCAAGTGGAACAAGGACTACGGGGCCGACATCTGGTACCTCGACAGCTTCCCCGTGCATGGCTACGGCCTGAGCGCCGCGAACTACTCACTGGACCTCGCCCACCCCGAGGGCCTGAGCCAGGGCCAGACGCGCTTGCTCACCCGCATCCGGCAGGACTTCCAGGGCCCGATGCTCTACGAGGGTGTCGCCTGCGCCGGCCTGATGCCGTGGACGAACTGGTGCCTGGGCACGGAACTCTCGTTCGGCAGCGGCGCCTGGTCGCGGCCGGAGATCTTCTGCTACAGCTTCAGCGACGTCTACCCGGTCTTCTCGGGCACCTGCAACACCTGGGAGGGCATCAAGCGCATCTACGCCGACCTGGCCGAGACGGGCCGCCGGCAGGACGCGATGAACTACGTCTTCCTCAACGGGGAGCGCTTCGACGTGCTGGGCCTGCACCCGCTGAACAAGGACGACCCGTACCACCAGCACGTCAGGAAGCTGGTCGCGCTGCGGAAGAGGGTCCGTGACGTGCTCTACCAGGGCCGCATGCGGGATGTGCTGGGCCTGTCGGGGATGCCCGAGCAGGTGCAGGCGCGGGTCTTTGCGACGAAGACCGCCGCCGTCGTCACCGTCTGGGATCGCCGCGCCAACCGGCAGCCGTGGGAGCTGACGATCGACACCGCAGCCCTGCCGTGGCCGCCGGGGCTGAAGCAGGCGAAGGTGCTGCTCCTGGACGGGACGGAGCAGGCCGCGCCAGTCAGGCAGGACGGCAGCAAGCTGGCCGTGACGGTGCCCGCGGGCGAGATCTGCGCTCTGCGCTTCGGCCGCTAGAGGGAGGCCAACATGCCCCATTCCATCAGCAATGACGCACTGACACTGCAGTTCCGCGACGACGGCACGCTGCTGGCCGAGAACCGCCTCTCCGGCGCCACCCGTGCGTGGCGCTGGCCGGCGTTCCGGCTATCCCTGCGCGGCCAGGTCGTCAGTGCCGAGGCGTTCGAGCTGGACGGGGTCGCCGGCGCCGGCCAGGAGGTGACCGTGCGGCTGCATCACGCCCCCTCCGGGCTCGCGGCGGCAGTGCGCTACTGGCTGGCTGCGGGCGAGCCGTGGTTCCGCAAGCAGATCACACTCACCGCGCCGCCCGGCACGCCCACGCTCGACCGGCTGTGGGTGGACGTCCAGGAGGCCCCGCAGCCCGTCCGTCGCGTCGGCTATGGCCTCCGAGGCCTGGACGGAGAGGTCGAGGGACTGGCGACGTACGCCAACCAGTACGGCTGCGGCTACCCGGTGTATGCCGGCGACTGGTTCGTGGGGCTGGAGCATCCCTGCGGGTTCGCACTGCCGGCGGACGGGCAGGTCGAGCTGTACCAGCACCCCGTCTGGGAGGACGACGGCGCCCTCACGAGCTTCGCCGCCGTGTTCGGGGCCGCCGCAAGCCATGACGACGCGTCCGGGGTTTTCAGCGACTACCTGTGGCGCGTCCGCCGCCCGCGCCTCGACAAGCCCTTCACGCACATATCGGTCGGCTGGTCTTCCCGCTACCTGGGCGAACACGAGTACCTGGACACCTTCGAGGGGCGCGACGCCTTCGTCAAGGGCCTGCTCGAACTGGGGCTGCACCCGAAGGCCGTCGGCATTGACGCCGGCTGGTTCGAGCGCGCCTCGATGTACCACGGCAAGGACGATGACGAGCACGACGGCCGCCTGCTGGGGTTCACGCACATGCTGCGCGAGCACGGTCTGGACCTGGCCATCTGGGTCAGTCACAACGGCCCCGTGGGCTTTGACATGGACTGGATCGAGCAGCAGGGCTGGGAGATCGGCGAGGGGGCGTCCTCGACATACAGCTACGGGAAGTATGTCGTGATGATGCAGCCGAGCTTCGAGGAGGCGCTGACCCGGCGGCTGGAGGAGCTGGTCGGGGTCGGTGACCCCTCCCACGCCCAGATTGGGGCGGTCCACCTGAAGATGGACTGGGACAACGAGTGCGCCAGCAACGAGCACTTCGCGGATCGCTACCCGACGATTGACCACGTCCGCGAGGCGTCCACCAATGCGTTCTTCCGCATCGGCAGGCGCCTGCACGCGGCCAACCCCGAGGTGAAGCTGCGACACGGCTGGTGGCCGAGCCCGTGGTGGCTGACGTACTCGGACCATGTGTGGCTGGTGGACTCGGGCGACTGCGAATACGAGGCGTGGCCCTCGCGCACCGCCCGTGACCGCGACGCCACCCACCGCGACATGATGGTCTACATTCTCCAGCGCACGTCGGAGACGCCGGTGCCGCTGGACGCGTACGACAACCATGGCTTCGCCGACGCGCTCTGCAACTGCTTCACCACCGAGCCCCACACGTGGCTGAACACCTGCGTCCTGTCGGCCCTCCGGGGCACAACGTACATCCACTACCCGCTGACGCCCGAGGGCCTCCGCGACTGGCAGGCGCGGATGTTCCAGCAGGTGCTGGACTGGTGGGATGCCCACGCCGACGAGCTGGGCACCCAGGGCACGCGGATCGTGCTCGGGCGGCCGTGGGAGGGGCAGATCTACGGCTACTGGCACCCGCATGACGGCGGCGGGTGGCTCATGCTGCGCAACCCTTCGGTCGAGCCGCAGGCCGTGACGCTGCCGCTGGAGGAGTGGCTGGCTGCGGACTTAGCCGCGGTAGGGCGGGGGCTTGTACCCCGCCCAGGGGCAGTCACGAGCCCCCCGGTGGACTCTGGGCGGGGTACAAGCCCCCGCCCTACAGTCCGCCAGGTATTCCCCTACCGGAAGCACCTGGAAGCCCCCTGGGACCTCTGGCTCACTGGCCACGAAGTCGCCGTCCTACAGGTTAGCGCCGAGCCTCTGCCCGATCTCTCCCCTATCCCAGGCAGCGACCACATGCTGACGCGCACCGAGGCGGGCGTTGTGGCCTACGTGCCGGGGTCACTCCGCCCGACGGTGCATCCGGACATGCAGCTCCCGGCGCTGTGGGCCGAGACGCTGCCCGAGGGGGAGATCGAGGGGGGACGCCGCCTGCAGTGGTTTGTGGGGGTGCCGCACCGCATGGAGAGGGCCGAACTGCTCGTGACGCTGCGCGGGCCCGAGGCCGTGCTCGACGGCCTGCAACTTCGTGCCGGCACGTCGCGCTATCGCGGTGACGCCATCCGCGACTTCAGCCCCGTCACGCGCATCTTCCAGGGCAAGCGCGGCCATGGCGGAGTACGCGTCCTACCACCCCTTGGCCCCCGCGAGCGCGACGGCTATGTGATCGCCGTGCCCGATGGTGGCTACACGGGGCTGACGGTGGAGATCACAGGCCCCCGGGCCGAGACCGTGACAGTCGAGGCGTGGCTGACGGGCTACGAGGCCCTCGCGCGCCAGGGCGAGCCGGCCAGCGAGGCCCCGGCCGCCGGGCCGCTCCTGCCGATCCACCCGTACGGCTTCCCCAGATTCCTGAAGCTGACCTAGGAGAACGCCATGTCGCCGAACAGCACGAACGCCGACGGCATCCACGCCCCTGTCCCCCGCGAGGCCATGAGTGACAGCGTCCGTCGCCTCCGCGATGCCTACAACATGGTTCCCGGTGCGCCCCTGTACCGCAAGGAGTTCTGGCTCATGCCCGGGGCCCTGGAGCGCTGGAAGACCGAGGGCATGCCACAGGACGTGCCGCTGCACGAGCTGTTCGGCTATGACAGCGGCGCGGTGTTCGGGCTGGGACGGCTGGGGTGGTGTGAGGCCGCCTTCGTGCCGGCGTTCGAGGAGAGGGTCATCGAGGATCGGGGCGACCATGAGATCGCCCAGGACTACGCCGGGCGGCATGTCCTGTTCTTCAAGAACCGCCGCGTCGGCTTCATGCCCGAGTACGTGTCCCACCCCGTCAAGGACCGGCGCACGTGGGAAGAGGACGTGAAGTGGCGGCTGGACCCGGCGACGCCGGGGCGCTGGGCGGACTTCGACCAGCACATCGCCAACGCCATCGCCGCCGCGGGGCAGGGGCTGCTGATGAGCCAGGGCCTCATCGGCGGCTACATGTACCTGCGCTCGCTCATCGGCCCGGTGGAGCTGCTCTACATGGTCCACGACAACCCGGCGCTCATCCATGCCTGCATGGAGGCGTGGCTGACGCTGGCCGACGCCGTGGCGGCGCGCCACCAGGACCACGTCACCATCGAGGAGGTCTTCTTCGCCGAGGACATCTGCTACAACCACGGCCCGCTGATCTCACCCGACATGATGCGCGCGTTCATCCTGCCGTACTACCAGCAGCTCATCAGCCACGTGAAGGCGCGTAACATGGACCAGTCGCGGCGGGTGTATGTGCAGGTGGACACGGACGGCTTCTGCGACCCGGTGATCCCCATCTATCGCGCCGCGCACGGGCTGGACATGATGAGCCCGTT is part of the bacterium genome and encodes:
- a CDS encoding LamG domain-containing protein, with translation MRTRGLVILLAISVAACVQAEPGLLFRASFDGTVQAISAAPDPVTTVGPSPTFAPGKFGQALVAGAESTLLRYRTDGNLVPQAGSVSLWVKPVNWGTDGCFHSFFESGQERQGLGWLILYKYFQNNWLLLRYADEADQVGMAQGLADWKPGEWHHLVGTWSPEGMRVYVDGELSGTAPRPLVAQSLADTFALGDNGWHLPHKGAQTLVDEVRIYSYPLSPEQVRRLAGKAAVQVTRDATSDRWTVQVEVPDPAVTKQVRVAISPAAGGEAVKQATAEVTGRLAHVPVDVAGLPPGEYAVLAQALDAGGQVISEARATARRLAQERVTLDNGLLRIAFDGGNGGILAIEAPKLGFAARAAAAPAPLLTVDSVKLPDHARFYQPNDVRTLPADDTMLKELTVKRVAKGQQLVARYELPDGISAVVTGDLPDGAATLSLRLKLTPPRPLRPSEAVRVPSVVFPMVSALCIGPQSEDDLLATGLVQGELLPNPAAASTRRNMAYPGRCCVPWQDLYDSQGGLALVPLSPASQQIEVLTETGNGAVALGTRWWTLLEPGETFDSPVVELSAHAGAWHATAERFRLWSLQHTPPRQQPPWLATCDGWTGFGSAGYRFRELPDVLKTAQYYGFNYLQVWAQMILGNAYYSYFYPNPDLGTEQDLREGIRQVHKLGGHIGFYSNVITFDGGVDGNPLLQETIAKYKLADARVRTNMPPLPRFYDEGLKHVFVGPQGHYGKGGAAGHSHSGYPDGYWAMNPGSKWWSDYLAFWISKWNKDYGADIWYLDSFPVHGYGLSAANYSLDLAHPEGLSQGQTRLLTRIRQDFQGPMLYEGVACAGLMPWTNWCLGTELSFGSGAWSRPEIFCYSFSDVYPVFSGTCNTWEGIKRIYADLAETGRRQDAMNYVFLNGERFDVLGLHPLNKDDPYHQHVRKLVALRKRVRDVLYQGRMRDVLGLSGMPEQVQARVFATKTAAVVTVWDRRANRQPWELTIDTAALPWPPGLKQAKVLLLDGTEQAAPVRQDGSKLAVTVPAGEICALRFGR